One region of Streptomyces davaonensis JCM 4913 genomic DNA includes:
- a CDS encoding Nramp family divalent metal transporter — MADSSENTQATQVDGTDSSPDFSPRRSSWKYIGPGIVVAATGVGAGDLVATLIAGSSFGYTLLWAAVIGCLVKISLAEAAGRWHLSTGRTLFDGWASLGRWTTWFFVVYVVIWGFVYGAAAMSSSALPLQALFPDAMDLEWWGIACGLVGLVFVWFNKYAVFEKVMTVLVGVMFVVTVYLAIRVTPNLGEAFAGLLPVLPDEEDSVLNTLGLIGGVGGTITLAAYGYWVNAKGWTNTGWMKVMRLDNRVAYVTTGIFVVAMLFVGAELLHSANVAIASGDKGLLQLTDILEDEYGSATAKFFLVGFFATSFTSLIGVWHGVSLMFADFVARYRSAGETVRGEEIATGSRERSLPFRLYLLWLTFPPIVLLFQDEPFRLIIIYGVLGAAFLPFLAGTLLWLLNSARTPAPWRNGALSNTMLVIAGLLFLVLCVKQIWDQPWSEFF, encoded by the coding sequence ATGGCGGACAGCTCGGAAAACACTCAGGCAACGCAAGTTGACGGAACCGACTCCTCCCCCGACTTCTCTCCTCGCAGGTCCAGCTGGAAGTACATCGGCCCTGGCATCGTTGTCGCCGCGACCGGCGTCGGCGCCGGGGACCTGGTGGCCACGCTGATCGCCGGAAGCAGCTTCGGGTACACCCTGCTGTGGGCCGCGGTCATCGGCTGCCTGGTGAAGATCTCCCTCGCCGAGGCGGCCGGCCGCTGGCACCTGTCCACCGGCCGCACCCTCTTCGACGGCTGGGCGAGCCTCGGCCGCTGGACCACCTGGTTCTTCGTCGTCTACGTCGTGATCTGGGGCTTCGTCTACGGCGCGGCGGCGATGTCGTCCAGCGCGCTGCCGCTCCAGGCGCTGTTCCCCGATGCGATGGACCTGGAGTGGTGGGGGATCGCCTGCGGTCTGGTGGGCCTGGTCTTCGTCTGGTTCAACAAGTACGCCGTCTTCGAGAAGGTCATGACGGTCCTGGTCGGCGTCATGTTCGTGGTGACGGTGTACCTGGCGATCCGGGTCACCCCGAACCTCGGCGAGGCCTTCGCGGGCCTGCTGCCGGTGCTGCCCGACGAGGAGGACTCGGTCCTCAACACCCTCGGCCTGATCGGCGGCGTCGGCGGCACCATCACCCTGGCCGCGTACGGCTACTGGGTCAACGCCAAGGGCTGGACGAACACCGGCTGGATGAAGGTGATGCGGCTGGACAACCGGGTCGCCTACGTCACCACCGGCATCTTCGTCGTGGCGATGCTGTTCGTCGGCGCGGAGCTGCTGCACTCGGCGAACGTGGCCATCGCGAGCGGCGACAAGGGCCTGCTCCAGCTGACCGACATCCTGGAGGACGAGTACGGCTCGGCGACCGCGAAGTTCTTCCTGGTCGGCTTCTTCGCCACGTCGTTCACCTCGCTGATCGGCGTCTGGCACGGCGTGAGCCTGATGTTCGCGGACTTCGTGGCCCGCTACCGCTCGGCCGGCGAGACGGTCCGCGGCGAGGAGATCGCCACCGGCAGCCGCGAACGCAGTCTGCCCTTCCGCCTCTACCTGCTGTGGCTGACCTTCCCGCCGATCGTCCTGCTCTTCCAGGACGAGCCGTTCCGCCTGATCATCATCTACGGCGTCCTCGGCGCGGCCTTCCTGCCGTTCCTGGCCGGCACCCTGCTCTGGCTGCTGAACTCCGCCCGCACCCCGGCGCCTTGGCGCAACGGCGCGCTCAGCAACACCATGCTGGTGATCGCGGGCCTGCTGTTCCTGGTGCTGTGCGTGAAGCAGATCTGGGACCAGCCGTGGTCGGAGTTCTTCTGA
- a CDS encoding ATP-binding protein, which yields MLQLRNGPFRQPPVGAGHLTVEYDPRPSAVREARAEVRRQLEGWGLAGQDELLDTAELLVSELATNALLHSASRFRVTLSAARGVLRCEVEDAGRRTPQVLDAGSSESGRGMFLVDALARRWGCHQDGQRKTVWFEL from the coding sequence ATGCTGCAACTCCGGAACGGCCCCTTCCGTCAACCGCCCGTCGGAGCCGGTCATCTGACCGTGGAGTACGACCCGCGCCCCTCGGCGGTCCGTGAGGCCCGGGCGGAGGTGCGCAGGCAGCTGGAGGGGTGGGGGCTCGCGGGTCAGGACGAGCTGTTGGACACGGCCGAGCTGCTGGTCAGCGAGCTGGCGACGAACGCGCTGCTGCACTCGGCGAGCCGGTTCCGGGTCACGCTGTCCGCCGCGCGGGGCGTGCTGCGCTGCGAGGTGGAGGACGCCGGGCGCCGCACCCCGCAGGTGCTGGACGCGGGCAGTTCGGAGAGCGGGCGGGGCATGTTCCTGGTGGACGCGCTGGCCCGGAGATGGGGCTGTCACCAGGACGGTCAGCGCAAGACCGTGTGGTTCGAACTCTGA
- a CDS encoding MEDS domain-containing protein — MISQPTSTPAAFDHRMAVLGTDEEFVAAALPFLAEALGTPAEPPPVAIAAPGKLTLLRDALGADAKSAVLMPHTDWYTGSAANAVARAAGFLAAQAGPGGRIHLLMEPVWSGRAGRSPRESAEWIRYEALANLLFAPLATTALCVYDARTAGPAVIAEARRTHPATGVYEDPVRIAAELDAVPLPSPPEDACPLDRPDAYSVRAWARARGLGAADAELFALAVTEAAAALGQVTGVRLWGRPPECVCELRGTRRIADPLAGFVPPDAGELEPGQGLWYARQVCAYVDVRDDAEGTTVRVQYG; from the coding sequence GTGATCAGCCAACCCACCTCCACCCCCGCGGCGTTCGACCACCGCATGGCCGTACTCGGCACCGACGAGGAATTCGTCGCCGCCGCCCTCCCCTTCCTCGCCGAAGCCCTGGGCACCCCCGCCGAACCCCCGCCCGTGGCGATCGCCGCCCCCGGCAAACTGACCCTCCTCCGGGACGCCCTCGGAGCCGACGCGAAGAGCGCGGTGCTCATGCCGCACACCGACTGGTACACCGGCTCCGCCGCCAACGCCGTGGCGAGAGCCGCCGGTTTCCTCGCCGCGCAGGCCGGCCCCGGCGGCCGTATCCATCTGCTCATGGAGCCCGTCTGGAGCGGCCGGGCCGGGCGCTCGCCGCGGGAGAGCGCCGAGTGGATCCGCTACGAGGCCCTCGCCAACCTCCTGTTCGCCCCGCTCGCCACCACCGCTCTGTGCGTCTACGACGCCCGCACCGCGGGCCCCGCCGTCATCGCCGAGGCCCGCCGCACCCACCCCGCCACGGGCGTGTACGAGGACCCCGTCCGGATCGCCGCCGAGCTGGACGCCGTACCCCTGCCGTCACCCCCCGAAGACGCGTGCCCACTCGACCGGCCGGACGCCTACTCCGTACGGGCGTGGGCACGCGCCCGGGGGCTCGGCGCGGCGGACGCGGAGCTGTTCGCGCTGGCCGTGACCGAGGCGGCGGCCGCGCTCGGCCAGGTCACCGGGGTCCGGCTGTGGGGTCGGCCGCCCGAGTGCGTGTGCGAGCTGCGCGGCACGCGCCGGATCGCCGATCCGCTGGCCGGGTTCGTCCCGCCGGACGCCGGCGAACTGGAACCGGGACAGGGCCTGTGGTACGCCCGTCAGGTGTGCGCCTACGTCGACGTCCGGGACGACGCCGAGGGGACGACCGTACGGGTGCAGTACGGGTAG
- a CDS encoding LuxR C-terminal-related transcriptional regulator has protein sequence MGGSAPRRDERRSAESAGFVGRRAELLGGRQLLARSRLVTLTGPGGVGKTRLALHLADRIHRTFPDGIHFVHLSGLDDPALVPLAAADALGLHGHTDRPPPDALTEQVGERHLLLVLDDCEHLVTACAELTAALLHGTPNTRVLATSRHRLGLTGEHLLELRPLPVPDADGDLSDADRHPALALFADRAAAVLPGFRLTQANRAAVARLCRSLDGLPLAIELAAGRLRDVGLDRLADGRLHSLRATIDRSHRLCTEQERLTWARASVLAGAFDLETAEAVCADGVRLRRGEVLEAVSGLVDKSVLIREATAGGVRYRLLDTLRHYGLDRLRALPEEEAATRRRHRDRTQRQADTGEHACDTTTRRRADRDSLRTAPDLGLTPRESEVAELVAQGLANQQIAERLVIARRTAEGHVERILGKLGLSNRSQLAAWVTARR, from the coding sequence ATGGGCGGATCAGCGCCACGACGGGACGAGCGCCGCTCGGCCGAGTCGGCCGGCTTCGTCGGCCGGCGCGCCGAACTGCTCGGCGGGCGACAGCTGTTGGCGAGATCGCGACTGGTCACACTGACCGGTCCCGGCGGGGTTGGCAAGACCCGGCTCGCCCTGCACCTCGCGGACCGGATCCACCGCACCTTCCCGGACGGCATCCACTTCGTGCACCTGTCCGGCCTCGACGACCCGGCCCTGGTCCCGCTCGCCGCCGCCGACGCACTCGGCCTGCACGGCCACACCGACCGACCCCCGCCGGACGCGCTCACGGAGCAGGTGGGGGAGCGCCACCTGCTCCTGGTCCTCGACGACTGCGAGCACCTGGTGACCGCCTGCGCGGAACTGACCGCGGCTCTGCTGCACGGCACCCCGAACACCCGGGTCCTGGCGACCAGTCGGCACCGCCTTGGCCTGACGGGCGAACACCTCCTGGAGCTACGGCCGTTGCCCGTCCCCGACGCGGACGGCGACCTGTCCGACGCGGACCGCCATCCGGCGCTCGCCCTCTTCGCCGACCGGGCGGCGGCCGTGCTGCCCGGCTTCCGGCTGACGCAGGCCAACCGGGCCGCCGTGGCCCGCCTCTGCCGGAGCCTGGACGGACTCCCGCTGGCCATCGAACTCGCGGCGGGACGACTGCGGGACGTCGGCCTCGACCGGCTCGCGGACGGCCGACTCCACTCACTGCGGGCGACGATCGACCGCAGCCACCGACTCTGCACCGAACAGGAGCGGCTGACCTGGGCGCGGGCCTCGGTGCTCGCGGGAGCCTTCGACCTGGAGACGGCGGAGGCGGTGTGCGCGGACGGGGTACGGCTGCGGCGCGGCGAGGTCCTGGAGGCGGTCTCCGGTCTGGTGGACAAGTCGGTACTGATCAGGGAAGCGACCGCGGGCGGCGTCCGCTACCGCCTCCTCGACACCCTTCGCCACTACGGCCTCGACCGACTCCGCGCCCTGCCCGAAGAGGAGGCGGCCACCCGCCGCCGCCACCGGGACCGGACCCAACGCCAGGCCGACACCGGCGAACACGCCTGCGACACCACCACCCGCCGGCGAGCCGACCGGGACAGCCTCCGAACCGCCCCGGACCTCGGCCTCACCCCCCGCGAGTCCGAAGTGGCCGAACTCGTGGCTCAAGGGCTCGCCAACCAGCAGATCGCCGAGCGGCTGGTCATCGCCCGGCGTACGGCCGAAGGCCATGTGGAACGCATCCTCGGCAAGCTCGGGCTGAGCAATCGCAGCCAGCTCGCCGCCTGGGTGACGGCCCGGCGCTGA
- a CDS encoding M14 family metallopeptidase — translation MRLRIRGSGARSGRRTAALAALLALALAAPLSATVTASADSGTRAAPSADDIRQYEIHTHSTAKDRTAIQRTGVSVDEVDDHGLVVSGRADQIRKLRGLGYEVTPLAAVPDRSNGADDIRLLDFPSADSRYHNYAEMTSEINSIVSANPSIASTRVIGTSYQGRNITAIKISDNVGTDESEPEVLFTHHQHAREHLTVEMALYLLRELTSDYGTDSRVTSMVNNREIWIVPDLNPDGGEYDIATGSYRSWRKNRQPNSGSSYVGTDLNRNWNYRWGCCGGSSGSTSSETYRGTAPESAPEVRVVANFVRSRVVGGVQQIKAAIDFHTYSELVLWPFGYTYSDTTTGMTADDRNAFATVGGKMAASNGYTPEQSSDLYITDGTIDDYLWGSQKIFGYTFEMYPRSGGGGFYPPDEVIERETSRNRDAVLQLLENADCMYRSIGKEAQYC, via the coding sequence ATGCGACTTCGCATCCGAGGCTCCGGCGCCCGCAGCGGAAGACGAACCGCCGCGCTCGCCGCCCTCCTCGCCCTGGCCCTCGCGGCACCCCTTTCCGCGACCGTCACGGCGAGCGCCGACAGCGGCACCCGGGCGGCGCCCTCCGCCGACGACATCCGCCAGTACGAGATCCACACCCACTCCACCGCCAAGGACCGCACCGCGATCCAGCGGACCGGCGTGAGCGTGGACGAGGTCGACGACCACGGTCTTGTGGTCTCCGGCCGCGCCGACCAGATCCGCAAGCTGCGCGGACTCGGCTACGAGGTCACGCCGTTGGCCGCCGTACCCGACCGTTCGAACGGCGCGGACGACATCCGGCTGCTCGACTTCCCGTCGGCGGACTCGCGCTATCACAACTACGCGGAGATGACGAGCGAGATCAACTCGATCGTCTCGGCCAACCCGAGCATCGCCAGCACCCGGGTGATCGGCACGTCGTACCAGGGCCGGAACATCACCGCCATCAAGATCAGCGACAACGTCGGCACCGACGAGTCCGAGCCCGAGGTGCTGTTCACCCATCACCAGCACGCCCGTGAACACCTCACCGTCGAGATGGCGTTGTACCTGCTGCGCGAGCTGACCTCCGACTACGGCACCGACTCCCGGGTCACCAGCATGGTGAACAACCGCGAGATCTGGATCGTCCCGGACCTCAACCCGGACGGCGGCGAGTACGACATCGCGACCGGTTCGTACCGCTCCTGGCGCAAGAACCGGCAGCCCAACTCCGGTTCCTCCTACGTCGGTACCGACCTCAACCGCAACTGGAACTACCGCTGGGGCTGCTGCGGCGGCTCCTCCGGGTCCACGTCCTCGGAGACCTACCGGGGTACGGCGCCCGAGTCCGCACCCGAGGTGCGGGTGGTCGCGAACTTCGTGCGCAGCCGGGTCGTCGGCGGGGTGCAGCAGATCAAGGCCGCGATCGACTTCCACACCTACAGCGAACTGGTGCTGTGGCCCTTCGGGTACACCTACTCCGACACCACCACCGGTATGACGGCGGACGACCGCAACGCCTTCGCCACCGTGGGCGGGAAGATGGCCGCCAGCAACGGCTACACGCCCGAGCAGTCCAGCGACCTGTACATCACCGACGGGACGATCGACGACTACCTCTGGGGCTCCCAGAAGATCTTCGGATACACCTTCGAGATGTACCCGCGCTCCGGCGGTGGCGGCTTCTACCCGCCCGACGAGGTGATCGAGCGGGAGACGTCCCGGAACCGGGACGCCGTCCTTCAGCTGCTGGAGAACGCGGACTGCATGTACCGGTCGATCGGGAAGGAAGCCCAGTACTGCTAG
- a CDS encoding RNA-guided endonuclease TnpB family protein has translation MARFRMYPTPAQAERMLTHCAHARYVWNLAVEQHAHWRPGRKSAPGFAAQIRKHERRAARATKGSARKTAAYAKVARLKAREVNRRKDWCEKTSTMLARTYGLVRFEKLKIKNMTRSAKGTQAEPGKKVRQKAGLNRAILAQGWGLLRRRTEDKAPGRVEDVPAPYTSLRCSACGWIEKKSRKSQADFVCVSCGFTCNADENASINVAAGQGGIPRPRRAAGAGGVTTATSRSSAREPQPTWVGIPLF, from the coding sequence ATGGCACGTTTCCGGATGTACCCGACGCCCGCACAGGCGGAGCGGATGCTCACGCACTGTGCGCACGCGAGGTATGTGTGGAATCTTGCCGTCGAGCAGCACGCACACTGGAGGCCGGGCCGGAAGTCCGCGCCGGGTTTCGCGGCGCAGATCCGCAAGCATGAGCGGCGTGCGGCACGGGCGACGAAGGGCAGCGCGCGGAAGACGGCCGCGTATGCGAAGGTCGCCCGGCTCAAGGCGCGGGAGGTGAACCGGCGTAAGGACTGGTGCGAGAAGACCAGCACGATGCTCGCCCGCACGTACGGGCTGGTGCGGTTCGAGAAGCTGAAGATCAAGAACATGACCCGCTCGGCGAAGGGCACTCAGGCAGAGCCGGGCAAGAAGGTCCGGCAGAAGGCCGGACTGAACCGGGCGATCCTCGCTCAGGGCTGGGGCCTGCTCCGACGCCGGACCGAGGACAAGGCGCCCGGCCGGGTCGAAGACGTTCCCGCGCCCTACACCTCTCTGCGGTGCAGTGCCTGTGGTTGGATCGAGAAGAAGTCGCGCAAGAGCCAAGCCGACTTCGTCTGTGTGTCCTGCGGGTTCACCTGCAACGCGGATGAGAACGCAAGTATCAATGTCGCGGCAGGACAGGGCGGGATCCCTCGCCCCCGGCGAGCAGCCGGTGCCGGAGGGGTGACAACGGCCACCAGCCGTTCGAGCGCCCGTGAACCTCAACCCACCTGGGTTGGAATCCCCCTCTTCTAA
- a CDS encoding RidA family protein yields MTSQANKQDKIALTPKTHTTPPAKFSHGVKKGNILQVAGQVGFLPAEEGKPPTPAGPTLREQTLQTFANVRSILEEGGATWDDVMMIRVYLTDVAHFAELNEIYNQYFEDQQLTAPPAARTTVYVGLPAGLLIEIDALAVLS; encoded by the coding sequence ATGACGAGCCAGGCAAACAAGCAGGACAAGATCGCGCTCACCCCGAAGACCCACACCACGCCGCCCGCGAAGTTCTCGCACGGCGTCAAGAAGGGCAACATCCTCCAGGTCGCCGGCCAGGTCGGCTTTCTGCCCGCCGAGGAGGGCAAGCCGCCCACGCCCGCAGGCCCCACCCTGCGCGAGCAGACCCTCCAGACCTTCGCCAACGTGCGGTCGATCCTGGAGGAGGGCGGCGCGACCTGGGACGACGTGATGATGATCCGCGTCTACCTCACCGACGTGGCGCACTTCGCCGAGTTGAACGAGATCTACAACCAGTACTTCGAGGACCAGCAGCTCACCGCCCCGCCCGCCGCGCGCACCACCGTCTACGTCGGCCTCCCCGCGGGCCTGCTCATCGAGATCGACGCCCTCGCCGTCCTGAGCTGA
- a CDS encoding IclR family transcriptional regulator: MSQTVDRALSILPLLAEGPADLGTVADRLGVHKSTALRLLRTLHEHGMVYRQSDQRYRLGARLIALAQEAMENLDIREIAHPHLVRLNEQCGHTVHLAVYEEDEVLYIDKVESRYPVRMYSRIGKPVAITVAAVAKLLLADLPEHERRVLADKLDYPMYTSRSTPNAPAFLRELDKVREQGWATDLGGHEESINCVAAPIRGADGRVVAAMSVSAPNVVVTADELLTLLPLVRRTADGITGEYSGKTPAKDPE, from the coding sequence ATGAGCCAGACCGTCGACCGCGCGCTCAGCATCCTGCCGCTGCTCGCCGAGGGCCCCGCCGACCTGGGCACCGTCGCCGACCGCCTGGGGGTGCACAAATCCACCGCCCTGCGCCTGCTGCGCACCCTGCACGAGCACGGCATGGTCTACCGCCAGTCGGACCAGCGCTACCGCCTCGGCGCCCGCCTCATCGCCCTCGCCCAGGAGGCGATGGAGAACCTCGACATCCGCGAGATCGCCCACCCCCACCTCGTACGCCTCAACGAGCAGTGCGGCCACACCGTCCACCTCGCCGTCTACGAGGAGGACGAGGTGCTGTACATCGACAAGGTCGAGAGCCGCTACCCGGTGCGGATGTACTCCCGGATCGGCAAGCCCGTCGCCATCACCGTCGCCGCCGTCGCCAAGCTGCTGCTCGCCGACCTGCCCGAGCACGAGCGCCGGGTCCTCGCCGACAAGCTCGACTACCCCATGTACACGTCCCGTTCGACACCCAACGCCCCCGCCTTCCTGCGCGAGCTGGACAAGGTGCGCGAACAGGGTTGGGCCACCGACCTCGGCGGCCACGAGGAGTCCATCAACTGCGTCGCCGCCCCCATCCGCGGCGCGGACGGCCGGGTCGTCGCCGCGATGTCGGTCTCCGCGCCGAACGTCGTCGTCACCGCCGACGAACTCCTCACCCTGCTCCCGCTGGTCCGCCGTACCGCGGACGGCATCACCGGCGAGTACTCCGGCAAGACCCCAGCAAAGGACCCCGAATGA
- a CDS encoding sugar kinase: protein MTSTGARDVVDVVDVVALGESMVAFLPSRPGPLADVPSFDRSIGGAESNVACALAAAGHSVRWVSRVGADGFGDHLVETIGSYGVDVSSVSRDPSRPTGVYFRTAGDRGTDAHEVAYYRAGSAASAMSVENVEPGPGRVLHLSGITAALSDQCLTLLRELTAPRPDRPLISFDVNHRPALWRDAEGPRVLLELARGADIVFVGEDEAAEAWGITGGPESIRAALPEPGVLVVKQGARGAIEYRSPTPAHVTFEPALHVTPVATTGAGDAFAAGYLSATLRGLPSKQRLRHAHLWAAAALTTNADLATPPTHDITDRLAAVTDETWGTLRLGPGWTQADQRAEEEVRTP, encoded by the coding sequence GTGACCAGTACCGGAGCGCGTGACGTCGTCGATGTCGTCGATGTGGTCGCGCTGGGCGAGTCCATGGTCGCGTTCCTCCCCAGCCGACCGGGCCCCCTGGCCGATGTCCCGTCCTTCGACCGTTCGATCGGCGGCGCGGAGTCGAACGTCGCCTGCGCGCTTGCTGCCGCGGGACACTCCGTTCGCTGGGTCAGCCGAGTCGGCGCGGACGGCTTCGGTGACCATCTGGTGGAGACGATCGGTTCGTACGGCGTCGACGTCTCGTCCGTGAGCCGGGACCCTTCGCGACCGACAGGGGTGTACTTCCGCACGGCGGGGGACCGGGGGACGGACGCGCATGAGGTGGCGTACTACCGGGCGGGTTCGGCGGCGTCGGCGATGTCCGTGGAGAACGTGGAACCGGGGCCGGGCCGCGTGCTGCACCTCTCCGGCATCACGGCGGCCCTGTCGGACCAGTGCCTGACCCTGCTGAGGGAGCTGACAGCGCCTCGGCCGGACCGCCCTCTCATCTCCTTCGACGTCAACCACCGCCCCGCGCTGTGGCGCGACGCGGAGGGCCCCCGGGTACTGCTGGAACTGGCCCGGGGCGCCGACATCGTGTTCGTGGGGGAGGACGAGGCAGCGGAGGCCTGGGGCATCACGGGCGGCCCTGAGTCCATCAGAGCGGCACTGCCGGAGCCGGGAGTGTTGGTGGTGAAGCAAGGAGCGAGAGGGGCGATCGAGTACCGCTCACCAACCCCCGCCCACGTCACCTTCGAACCCGCCCTCCACGTAACCCCCGTAGCCACCACCGGCGCCGGAGACGCCTTCGCGGCCGGATACCTCTCCGCCACCCTCCGAGGCCTCCCCTCGAAGCAGCGCCTCCGCCACGCCCACCTCTGGGCAGCCGCCGCCCTCACCACCAACGCCGACCTGGCCACACCCCCCACCCACGACATCACCGACCGCCTCGCAGCCGTCACAGACGAAACCTGGGGCACACTTCGACTCGGCCCCGGCTGGACACAGGCCGATCAGCGGGCCGAGGAGGAGGTACGCACCCCATGA
- a CDS encoding amino acid deaminase, which produces MAAEALARLAEERIDHRFKGLPPDATGRTVGELAAERRNLFDGGFATPVLALSAERLDHNLRLMETYAERHGLAFAPHGKTSMAPQLFQRQIEHGAWGITLAVPHQVWVAREFGIERVFLANELVDSAALRRIAAELAADPSFRFVCYVDSVRGVELMDAALAGAARPVDVVVELAAGDGARTGVRTEAECLAVADAVAAARGLRLVGVAGYEGEVPQATPERVGAYLRRLVALAVDFDKAGRFADTDEIVVSAGGSAWFDAVAEVFAEIPELSLPVLKLLRSGAYVSHDDGHYRKLTPFNRVPEEGALEPAFRLWAQVVSRPTGEQAFLNAGKRDAAYDLDLPFAQVIRRDGTERPATGVSVTGLSDQHAWLRTTPEADLEVGDWVGLGLSHPCTSFDKWPLIPLAEADGTVVDYIRTFF; this is translated from the coding sequence ATGGCCGCTGAAGCCCTCGCCCGTCTGGCCGAGGAACGCATCGACCACCGCTTCAAGGGCCTCCCGCCGGACGCCACGGGCCGCACGGTCGGCGAACTGGCGGCCGAGCGGCGGAACCTGTTCGACGGCGGCTTTGCCACCCCCGTCCTCGCCCTCTCCGCCGAGCGCCTCGACCACAACCTCCGTCTCATGGAGACCTACGCCGAACGCCACGGCCTCGCGTTCGCCCCGCACGGCAAGACCTCCATGGCCCCGCAGCTCTTCCAGCGGCAGATCGAGCACGGCGCCTGGGGCATCACGCTCGCGGTGCCGCATCAGGTGTGGGTGGCAAGGGAGTTCGGCATCGAGCGGGTCTTCCTCGCCAATGAACTCGTGGACTCCGCCGCCCTGCGCCGTATCGCCGCGGAACTGGCCGCCGACCCTTCGTTCCGGTTCGTCTGTTACGTCGACTCCGTGCGGGGGGTCGAGTTGATGGACGCGGCACTCGCCGGCGCCGCCCGGCCCGTGGACGTCGTCGTCGAACTCGCCGCGGGCGACGGCGCGCGGACCGGGGTCCGTACCGAGGCCGAGTGCCTGGCGGTCGCCGACGCCGTGGCCGCCGCGCGCGGGCTGCGGCTGGTCGGTGTCGCGGGGTACGAGGGTGAGGTCCCGCAGGCGACCCCCGAGCGCGTGGGCGCCTATCTGCGCCGGCTGGTCGCCCTGGCCGTCGACTTCGACAAGGCGGGCCGCTTCGCGGACACGGACGAGATCGTCGTCAGCGCGGGCGGCAGCGCCTGGTTCGACGCGGTGGCGGAGGTGTTCGCGGAGATCCCCGAACTCTCCCTTCCCGTGCTGAAGTTGCTGCGCTCCGGCGCGTACGTCTCGCACGACGACGGCCACTATCGCAAGCTGACCCCGTTCAACCGGGTACCCGAGGAGGGCGCCCTGGAGCCCGCGTTCCGGCTGTGGGCGCAGGTCGTGTCCCGGCCCACGGGCGAGCAGGCCTTCCTCAACGCGGGCAAGCGGGATGCGGCGTACGACCTGGATCTGCCCTTCGCCCAGGTGATCCGCCGGGACGGCACCGAACGCCCGGCCACCGGCGTCTCGGTGACCGGCCTGTCCGACCAGCACGCCTGGCTGCGGACGACTCCCGAGGCGGATCTGGAGGTCGGCGACTGGGTCGGGCTCGGCCTGTCCCACCCGTGCACGTCCTTCGACAAGTGGCCGCTGATCCCCCTCGCCGAGGCGGACGGCACGGTCGTCGACTACATCCGTACGTTCTTCTAG